Proteins from a genomic interval of Pseudomonas paeninsulae:
- a CDS encoding peroxidase family protein, protein MANFIKSDLEFILQQILISEAHAAGTPLIDLLPNTEVGFGLRTVDGSFNNLIDGRTDFGAADTLFPRLLTPVFNAAEGGTSYTQTSGLVFDSQPRIISNLIVDQTANNPAAVAAAAGNDGATVVVSPGLDGVFGNADDQDVFLIPNIAPDEGLSAPFNQWMTFFGQFFDHGLDLVTKGGNGTVFMQLQPDDPLFVPGSPTNFMVLTRATQVAGPGADGILGTADDTVEHENTTSPFVDQNQTYGSHSSQQVFLRAYAVNADGKPVATGKLITNRDLGADGEFGTGDDMEIGGMATWKVVKAQARDILGINLTDAQFDNVPLLATDQYGNFIKGPNGYPQVVMAGNVLVEGDPSANGGLGISLDNAIGTNHQFLIDIAHNAVPVGQNGNMLTPDADTVAGGAVGAGFYDNELLDAHYIAGDGRVNENIGLTTVHHIFHSEHNRLVEQTKSVILDSGDLAFLNQWLLTPVAAVPANLSTLEWNGERLFQAAKLGTEMQYQHIVFEEFARTIQPNVDAFIDFDDTINPSIVAEFAHTVYRFGHSMLLETIDRLDPNFVSSEIGLIAAFLNPLEFAASGPTPDEAAGAIIRGLTRQVANEIDEFVTEALRNNVLGLPLDLAAINIARGRDTGVPSLNAARREFYAGTGDSQLKPYTSWGDFVLNIKHPESLINFIAAYGTHGSITAETTLDGKRAAASAIVLGGAGAPGDRFDFLNSTGAWASGANGVTTTGLDAIDFWIGGLAEAKMPFGGMLGSTFNFVFETQLEALQNGDRFYYLHRLAGLNFVHELEQNSFAELVMRNTDATHLPGQLFLTPGLILEVDQTKQFNAGLGSADPVSGNPLMPWVIRDNPATVGPDANYLRYTGGEHVVLGGTAGDDILIGSIGDDTLYGDAGNDRLEGGHGNDEIQGGAGDDIITDMGGDDVIKGGDGNDVIHAGNGINLIIGGRGNDFIVTGEDISEVIGGEGNDFILGSKMNVQMAGNEGDDWIEIGSQDGAPGDNFDPFGSDSVIGHDVFLGDGGFDEMIGEGGDDIMVGSAGPDKMKGMSGFDWATFKDSRYGVSVDFLANAFNETPLSPSIAAVTTKFAQMEGLSGSAFADQLRGDHADAAQIAAAGAYGSVLTNNHIDLITGLRAFLGQAAAGPDGILGNADDQFGSGNIILGGSGSDIIEGRGGDDLIDGDMWLNVRISVRANIDGSGPEIASFTSMKPMVPLMLNGTYNPGQLVIVRELMTGAVGFDTAMFTGNFADYLISVNNNGTPGDINDDIITVTDTFIGGDGVDRLTHIERLQFNDMAYVNVNGVLVQQTPGSILAGNTAPVGQVNIIGSVQVGQTLVASVAAVTDGDNVTGTNLSGAVTGRVSYYWQVELVPGDGFFEDILTFGGLPAVGQSFKVTPDLEGLNVRVRAVYQDGNGVLESVFSAPTADVAAGAPVVPLAPLPAESSTSSLGMHLIRSDLQFILDSIKIAERHAAGEDLLSLLPHERSPLGLRTVTGDLNNLRTDQSHFGAADTVFPRMLDPVFNEADPLNVTMGGDGVTPTSYNQTSGFVQDAQPRIISNLIVDQTANNPAAVAAAAAALAQGSATVLSPGLDGIFGTADDKEVFFLPNVAPDEGLSAPFNPWMTFFGQFFDHGLDLVTKGGSGTVFIPLQPDDPLFNPAPGAPNFMLLTRATNQPGPDGVLGTADDIHEQSNTTSPFVDQNQTYGSHASQQVFLRAYDATPNGPVSNGRLITNRNLGDGIFGNGDDSEIGGMATWAVVKAQARDILGINLTDAQVFDVPLLATDQYGNFMKGPNGFPMVVIRTGNGADGIAGTADDTTILVEGNPAAPVDLTNAVSTGHQFLIDIAHNAVPINQQTGAALTADADDVAGGPVAAGTYDNELLDAHYIAGDGRVNENIGLTAVHHIFHSEHNRMVAHTKDVVLASNDVAFINEWLLTPIASLPVGQAAIDALVWNGERLFQVGKFSTEMQYQHLVFEEFARTIQPQIDVFTGPTQGYDADIDASIVAEFAHTVYRFGHSMLTETIDRLDPNFVSSEIGLIAAFLNPLAFADSGPSPDEAAGAIARGLTRQVGNQIDEFVTEALRSNLVGLPLDLAAINIARGRDTGIPSFNAARREFYNMTGDSQLKPYTSWVDLLQNLRHPESLINFIAAYGTHAELLAADVNTLAEMRAVATALVLGGTAVINAGTVDERTFDADAIAGDRLSFLNSVGAYANVGGVTTTGVDAIDFWIGGLAEAIMPFGGMLGSTFNFVFETQMEALQNGDRFYYLDRVAGLNFVTELENNSFAKMVMNNTNATHLPGLIFLTPGLILEADKTKQFNAGLGNDDPLGDVMRDNPNTLAVEANYLHYTGDEHVVLGGTDGNDTLIGSIGDDTIWGDAGNDRLEGGDGNDMIRGGDGDDIITDRGGDDNIQGDGGNDVIHGGNGINLILGGFGQDFIINGEDSTETFGGPGNDFILGSNGDEQNAGNEGDDWLEGGHLDGSPGDNFDPLGLDLVVGNDVYIGSGGPDIMNAEGGDDIMVGSAGPGDKYIGASGFDWATFKDDLTGVEIDLNVRAANAAPGPVAAGILARFKEVEGLSGSKHSDILRGDDADAAVIATAGAQGSVLTNIALINGLQALLDNAIGDGITPVTSFGAGNIILGGDGSDIIEGRAGDDIIDGDKWLNVRISVRAGVDANGLPTGPEIATFDSMRPLVPLMLSGFYNPGQLQIVREILPGSGGFNFDTAAYSGLMANYTIIDRGNGNYTVIDLVGTDGVDQLSGIERLQFNDQSVVLVAGLNNEAVGLASINDNTPEVGSLLSAGVEGVTDADNPGLGRVTGPVSYYWQADFTGTGLFENITTETGVGLETAVGKTFRVTSDVVGLQLRVKAIYKDANGVLETVFSAVTDPVAAVSVNDAPVGTMLISDTTPNVGQLLTATRAFTDPDGPANPVLSYQWQARSGAAAFANIAGATTATFTPTLALTGQQLRVVVTYTDDLGTLETVTSVATSVVTNLIVGTAGNDVLNGTAFADEIQGLAGNDVLNGLGGDDVLDGGEGDDVLIGGAGADIMIGGAGNDVYEVTELGDVVVEGVGGGIDTVWTSLASYTLSANVENLFFGGSGNFTGIGNALNNTIVGAAGDDVLIGGAGADTMVGGAGNDVYEVTDLGDVVVEGVGGGIDTVWTSLASYTLSANVENLFFGGSGNFTGIGNALNNTIVGAAGDDVLIGGAGADTMVGGAGNDVYEVTDLGDVVVEGVGGGIDTVWTSLASYTLSANVENLFFGGSGNFTGIGNALNNTIVGAAGDDVLIGGAGADIMVGGAGNDVYEVTDLGDVVVEGVGGGIDTVWTSLASYTLSANVENLFFGGSGNFAGTGNALDNVIVGGAGNDTLTGGAGNDALNGGLGNDSFVYSTLNFGNDTITGFDADPTGGQDLLDIAALGVTAANFAVHVTIANAGADTLVTFGGGSIVLVGVADATVTQADFILAV, encoded by the coding sequence ATGGCCAACTTCATTAAATCCGACCTCGAGTTCATCCTTCAGCAAATCCTGATTTCTGAAGCCCATGCTGCAGGCACCCCCCTTATCGATTTGCTGCCCAATACCGAAGTTGGGTTTGGGCTACGTACGGTCGATGGCTCGTTCAATAACCTGATCGATGGGCGTACGGATTTTGGTGCCGCTGACACGCTGTTTCCTCGCTTGCTCACCCCAGTATTCAATGCTGCGGAGGGGGGCACCTCCTATACCCAGACCAGCGGCCTGGTGTTCGATTCGCAGCCGCGCATCATCAGCAACCTGATCGTCGATCAGACCGCCAATAACCCGGCGGCAGTGGCCGCTGCGGCCGGTAATGACGGCGCCACCGTTGTGGTGAGCCCTGGGCTGGATGGCGTTTTTGGCAATGCCGACGATCAGGATGTTTTCCTGATTCCGAACATTGCCCCGGACGAGGGGCTTTCGGCGCCGTTCAACCAGTGGATGACCTTTTTTGGCCAGTTCTTCGATCATGGTCTCGACCTGGTCACCAAGGGCGGCAATGGCACCGTGTTCATGCAGCTGCAGCCGGATGACCCACTCTTCGTGCCGGGCAGCCCGACCAACTTCATGGTGCTCACCCGGGCCACTCAGGTGGCGGGGCCTGGCGCGGATGGGATTCTCGGCACGGCCGACGATACCGTTGAGCATGAAAACACCACCTCGCCGTTCGTCGATCAGAACCAGACCTATGGTTCGCACTCCTCGCAGCAGGTGTTCCTGCGCGCCTATGCGGTCAACGCAGACGGCAAGCCGGTCGCGACCGGCAAGTTGATCACCAACCGTGACCTCGGCGCCGATGGTGAGTTCGGCACGGGCGACGATATGGAAATCGGCGGCATGGCCACCTGGAAGGTGGTCAAGGCCCAGGCGCGCGACATCCTCGGCATCAATCTCACCGATGCCCAGTTCGACAACGTGCCGCTGCTGGCTACCGATCAGTACGGCAACTTCATCAAGGGCCCCAACGGCTATCCGCAGGTGGTAATGGCGGGCAACGTCTTGGTCGAAGGCGACCCCTCCGCTAATGGCGGGCTGGGCATCAGCCTGGACAACGCGATAGGCACCAATCACCAATTCCTCATCGACATCGCCCACAACGCTGTACCGGTGGGTCAGAACGGCAACATGCTTACACCTGATGCAGACACCGTTGCCGGCGGGGCAGTCGGTGCAGGCTTCTACGACAACGAACTGCTCGACGCGCACTACATCGCCGGCGATGGCCGGGTGAACGAGAACATCGGCCTGACCACGGTTCACCACATTTTTCACTCCGAGCACAATCGCCTGGTTGAGCAAACCAAGAGCGTGATTCTCGACTCAGGTGATCTGGCCTTCCTCAATCAATGGTTGTTGACGCCAGTCGCTGCAGTGCCCGCCAATCTCTCCACTCTGGAATGGAACGGTGAACGGCTGTTCCAGGCCGCGAAGCTCGGCACTGAGATGCAGTATCAGCACATCGTATTCGAGGAATTTGCGCGCACCATTCAACCAAATGTCGATGCCTTCATTGACTTCGATGACACCATCAATCCGTCGATCGTCGCCGAGTTCGCCCACACGGTTTACCGCTTCGGTCATTCGATGTTGCTCGAGACCATCGACCGTCTGGACCCGAACTTTGTCTCCAGCGAGATAGGCTTGATCGCCGCCTTTCTCAACCCGTTGGAGTTTGCCGCAAGCGGCCCCACTCCCGATGAGGCCGCTGGCGCCATCATCCGGGGTTTGACCCGTCAAGTCGCTAACGAAATCGACGAATTCGTCACCGAGGCCCTGCGCAATAACGTCTTGGGCCTACCGCTCGACCTCGCCGCGATCAACATCGCCCGTGGCCGCGATACTGGTGTGCCGTCCTTGAATGCGGCGCGTCGTGAGTTCTATGCCGGTACGGGTGACTCGCAACTGAAGCCCTACACCAGTTGGGGCGATTTCGTGCTGAACATCAAGCACCCGGAATCGCTGATCAACTTCATCGCCGCCTACGGCACCCACGGCAGCATCACTGCCGAAACCACACTGGACGGCAAACGTGCGGCGGCGTCGGCCATAGTGCTCGGCGGCGCAGGCGCGCCGGGCGACCGATTCGACTTCCTCAACAGCACCGGGGCCTGGGCCAGCGGCGCTAATGGTGTGACCACCACGGGTCTCGATGCGATCGACTTCTGGATCGGTGGCTTGGCCGAGGCGAAAATGCCGTTCGGCGGCATGCTCGGTTCGACCTTCAACTTCGTCTTCGAGACCCAGCTTGAGGCGCTGCAGAATGGCGACCGCTTCTACTACCTGCACCGTTTGGCTGGACTGAATTTCGTCCATGAGTTGGAGCAGAACTCCTTCGCCGAACTGGTGATGCGCAACACTGATGCCACCCACCTGCCAGGTCAGTTGTTCCTGACTCCTGGGTTGATTCTCGAGGTCGATCAAACCAAGCAGTTCAATGCTGGACTGGGTAGCGCCGATCCCGTCAGCGGCAATCCGCTGATGCCGTGGGTGATTCGCGATAATCCGGCGACCGTGGGCCCTGATGCCAATTACCTGCGCTACACCGGCGGAGAGCACGTGGTGCTCGGTGGTACCGCCGGCGACGACATCCTCATCGGCAGCATCGGCGATGACACCCTGTATGGCGACGCCGGCAACGACCGCCTGGAAGGTGGCCACGGTAACGATGAGATCCAGGGCGGCGCCGGCGACGACATCATCACCGACATGGGCGGTGACGATGTGATCAAGGGCGGCGACGGCAACGACGTGATCCACGCCGGCAATGGTATCAATCTGATCATCGGCGGCCGTGGTAACGACTTTATCGTCACCGGTGAGGACATCTCCGAGGTGATTGGCGGTGAAGGCAACGACTTCATCCTCGGCAGCAAGATGAACGTGCAGATGGCCGGTAACGAGGGTGACGACTGGATCGAAATCGGCAGCCAGGACGGCGCGCCCGGCGACAACTTCGACCCCTTCGGCAGCGACTCGGTGATCGGTCACGACGTCTTCCTCGGTGACGGCGGCTTCGATGAAATGATCGGCGAGGGCGGCGACGACATCATGGTCGGCAGTGCCGGTCCGGACAAGATGAAGGGTATGTCCGGCTTCGACTGGGCCACCTTCAAGGACAGCCGTTACGGCGTGAGCGTGGATTTCCTGGCCAACGCCTTTAACGAGACCCCGCTGTCGCCGTCGATAGCGGCTGTCACCACCAAGTTCGCCCAGATGGAGGGCTTGTCCGGTTCGGCCTTTGCCGACCAGCTACGCGGCGATCATGCAGACGCGGCGCAGATTGCTGCCGCTGGCGCCTATGGCAGCGTGCTGACCAACAATCACATTGACCTGATCACCGGCCTGCGGGCCTTCCTCGGCCAGGCGGCAGCCGGCCCGGACGGCATCCTGGGTAACGCCGACGATCAGTTCGGCAGCGGTAATATTATCCTCGGCGGCTCTGGCAGCGACATCATCGAGGGGCGTGGTGGCGACGACCTGATCGATGGTGACATGTGGCTGAACGTGCGCATCAGCGTGCGCGCCAACATAGACGGCAGCGGTCCCGAGATCGCCAGCTTCACCAGTATGAAACCCATGGTGCCGCTGATGCTCAATGGCACCTACAACCCCGGGCAACTGGTGATAGTGCGCGAGCTGATGACGGGCGCGGTGGGCTTCGACACCGCCATGTTCACCGGCAACTTCGCCGACTACCTCATTAGCGTCAACAACAATGGCACACCCGGCGATATCAACGACGACATCATCACCGTAACCGATACCTTCATCGGCGGTGATGGCGTCGACCGCCTCACCCATATCGAGCGTCTGCAGTTCAACGATATGGCCTATGTCAACGTCAATGGCGTGTTGGTACAGCAGACCCCAGGTTCTATCCTGGCCGGCAACACTGCCCCTGTGGGCCAGGTGAATATCATCGGTTCGGTGCAAGTGGGCCAGACTCTGGTCGCCTCGGTCGCCGCTGTGACCGACGGCGACAATGTCACGGGTACCAACCTGAGTGGCGCGGTCACCGGCCGGGTCAGCTACTACTGGCAGGTCGAACTGGTTCCAGGCGATGGGTTCTTCGAGGATATCCTGACCTTCGGTGGTCTGCCGGCCGTAGGGCAGAGCTTCAAGGTCACGCCAGACCTGGAGGGCCTGAATGTTCGTGTGCGGGCGGTCTACCAGGATGGCAACGGCGTGCTTGAGAGTGTCTTCTCGGCGCCGACTGCGGATGTCGCCGCGGGTGCGCCAGTGGTACCGCTGGCGCCGCTGCCGGCGGAATCCAGCACCAGCAGCCTGGGCATGCACCTGATTCGCTCGGACCTGCAGTTCATCCTTGACTCGATCAAGATCGCCGAGCGGCATGCCGCCGGTGAGGATCTGCTGTCCCTGCTGCCGCACGAGCGTTCACCGCTCGGACTGCGCACCGTCACCGGTGACCTCAACAACCTGCGCACCGATCAGAGCCACTTCGGCGCCGCCGATACGGTGTTCCCGCGGATGCTCGATCCGGTGTTCAATGAAGCTGATCCATTGAACGTCACAATGGGCGGAGATGGTGTTACACCCACTTCGTACAACCAAACCAGCGGTTTTGTTCAGGACGCACAGCCGCGCATCATCAGCAACCTGATCGTTGACCAGACCGCCAACAACCCGGCGGCTGTCGCGGCGGCTGCCGCTGCGCTGGCCCAGGGTTCCGCGACTGTGCTGAGCCCAGGCCTGGATGGGATATTCGGCACCGCCGACGATAAAGAGGTGTTCTTCCTGCCCAACGTGGCGCCGGACGAAGGCCTGTCCGCTCCGTTCAACCCCTGGATGACCTTCTTCGGCCAGTTCTTCGACCATGGCCTGGACCTGGTGACCAAGGGCGGCAGCGGCACGGTGTTTATCCCGCTGCAGCCGGACGACCCGCTGTTCAACCCGGCTCCGGGGGCGCCTAATTTTATGCTCCTGACCCGTGCCACCAATCAGCCGGGGCCGGATGGCGTGCTGGGCACTGCCGACGACATCCATGAGCAGAGCAACACCACCTCACCGTTCGTCGACCAGAACCAGACCTATGGCTCGCACGCCTCGCAGCAGGTATTCCTGCGCGCCTATGACGCCACCCCGAACGGTCCGGTGTCCAATGGACGCCTGATCACTAACCGGAACTTGGGTGATGGCATCTTCGGTAACGGAGACGACAGCGAGATTGGCGGCATGGCCACCTGGGCGGTGGTCAAGGCCCAGGCCCGTGACATTCTCGGCATCAACCTGACCGATGCCCAGGTGTTCGATGTGCCGCTGCTGGCCACCGATCAGTACGGCAATTTCATGAAAGGGCCAAACGGCTTCCCGATGGTTGTTATCCGTACTGGCAATGGCGCAGATGGCATCGCCGGTACCGCGGACGATACGACCATTTTGGTCGAGGGTAATCCGGCGGCACCGGTCGATCTGACCAATGCCGTGAGTACCGGTCATCAGTTTCTCATCGATATTGCTCACAACGCCGTACCGATCAACCAGCAGACCGGAGCAGCACTGACGGCTGATGCCGATGATGTGGCGGGCGGCCCAGTAGCGGCGGGCACCTACGATAACGAACTGCTCGACGCCCACTACATCGCCGGTGACGGCCGGGTCAACGAGAACATCGGCCTGACCGCGGTGCACCATATCTTCCACTCCGAGCACAATCGAATGGTCGCCCACACCAAGGATGTGGTGCTGGCGAGCAACGATGTGGCCTTCATCAACGAATGGCTGCTGACCCCGATCGCCTCGCTACCGGTTGGCCAAGCGGCGATCGACGCGCTGGTGTGGAACGGTGAGCGGTTGTTCCAGGTCGGCAAGTTCAGCACCGAAATGCAGTACCAGCACCTGGTGTTCGAGGAATTCGCGCGCACCATTCAGCCGCAGATCGACGTCTTCACCGGTCCTACCCAGGGCTATGACGCCGATATTGACGCCTCGATCGTCGCCGAGTTCGCGCATACCGTGTATCGCTTCGGTCACTCCATGCTGACCGAAACCATCGACCGCCTGGACCCGAACTTCGTCAGCAGCGAGATCGGCCTGATTGCCGCCTTCCTCAACCCGCTCGCGTTCGCCGACAGCGGCCCGAGTCCGGATGAGGCTGCTGGTGCCATAGCGCGCGGGCTAACCCGTCAGGTCGGTAACCAGATTGACGAGTTCGTCACCGAGGCGCTACGCAGCAATCTGGTTGGCTTGCCGCTGGACTTGGCCGCCATCAACATCGCCCGGGGGCGGGATACTGGCATCCCGTCGTTCAACGCGGCGCGTCGCGAGTTCTACAACATGACTGGCGACAGCCAGCTGAAGCCGTACACCAGCTGGGTCGATCTGCTGCAGAACCTCAGGCACCCAGAGTCGTTGATCAACTTCATCGCCGCCTACGGCACCCATGCCGAACTGCTGGCGGCCGACGTCAATACACTGGCTGAAATGCGTGCGGTGGCGACCGCACTGGTTTTGGGCGGCACGGCTGTAATCAATGCCGGCACGGTGGACGAGCGGACGTTCGATGCCGATGCCATAGCGGGAGATCGCCTGAGCTTCCTCAATAGCGTGGGCGCCTATGCCAATGTTGGCGGCGTTACCACCACCGGTGTCGATGCGATCGACTTCTGGATCGGCGGCCTGGCCGAAGCCATCATGCCGTTCGGCGGCATGCTCGGATCGACCTTCAACTTCGTCTTCGAGACCCAGATGGAGGCCCTGCAAAACGGCGATCGCTTCTACTATCTGGATCGTGTCGCTGGCTTGAATTTCGTCACCGAACTGGAGAACAACTCGTTCGCCAAGATGGTGATGAACAACACCAACGCTACCCACCTGCCGGGCCTGATCTTCCTGACTCCGGGGTTGATTCTCGAGGCAGATAAGACCAAGCAGTTCAATGCTGGGTTGGGCAATGACGATCCGCTTGGCGACGTGATGCGCGATAACCCCAACACCCTTGCAGTGGAGGCCAACTACCTGCATTACACCGGTGATGAGCACGTGGTGCTCGGTGGTACCGACGGCAATGACACCCTGATCGGCAGCATCGGCGACGACACCATCTGGGGCGACGCCGGCAACGACCGCCTCGAGGGCGGTGACGGCAACGACATGATTCGCGGCGGCGACGGCGACGACATCATCACCGACCGCGGCGGCGACGATAATATCCAGGGCGATGGCGGCAACGACGTCATTCACGGCGGTAACGGCATCAACCTGATCCTCGGCGGTTTCGGTCAGGACTTCATCATCAACGGTGAGGACAGCACCGAGACCTTTGGTGGGCCGGGCAACGACTTCATCCTCGGTAGCAACGGCGACGAGCAGAACGCTGGTAACGAGGGTGACGACTGGCTTGAAGGCGGGCACCTGGATGGCAGCCCAGGCGACAACTTCGACCCGCTCGGGCTGGATCTGGTGGTCGGTAACGACGTCTACATCGGCAGCGGTGGCCCGGACATCATGAATGCCGAAGGCGGCGATGACATCATGGTCGGCAGCGCTGGCCCTGGTGACAAGTACATCGGCGCCTCTGGCTTCGACTGGGCGACGTTCAAGGACGATTTGACCGGGGTGGAGATCGACCTAAATGTTCGCGCCGCCAACGCGGCACCAGGGCCGGTAGCGGCTGGTATCCTGGCGCGCTTCAAGGAAGTGGAAGGTCTGTCGGGCTCGAAGCACAGTGACATCCTGCGCGGCGACGATGCTGACGCAGCGGTGATCGCCACAGCCGGCGCTCAGGGTAGCGTGCTGACCAATATTGCCCTGATCAACGGCCTGCAGGCTCTGCTCGATAACGCCATTGGCGATGGCATTACCCCAGTCACCTCGTTCGGTGCCGGTAACATCATCCTCGGTGGCGATGGCAGTGACATCATCGAGGGCAGAGCCGGTGACGACATCATCGACGGCGACAAGTGGCTGAATGTGCGCATCAGCGTACGCGCCGGCGTCGACGCCAATGGTTTGCCGACTGGCCCTGAGATCGCCACCTTCGACAGCATGCGGCCTCTGGTTCCGCTGATGCTCAGCGGCTTCTATAACCCAGGACAACTGCAGATCGTCCGCGAAATCCTACCGGGGTCTGGCGGTTTCAACTTCGATACGGCCGCGTATTCCGGACTCATGGCGAATTACACCATCATCGATAGAGGTAATGGTAACTACACGGTTATCGATCTGGTCGGGACCGACGGGGTCGACCAACTCAGCGGTATCGAGCGCTTGCAGTTCAACGACCAGTCGGTCGTGTTGGTCGCCGGCTTGAACAACGAAGCCGTAGGTCTGGCATCAATCAACGACAACACCCCTGAAGTGGGCTCGCTGCTGAGCGCAGGGGTTGAAGGCGTAACCGATGCTGACAACCCTGGACTGGGTCGGGTAACTGGACCGGTCAGCTACTACTGGCAGGCTGATTTTACCGGGACAGGCTTGTTCGAAAACATCACAACTGAGACGGGTGTGGGTTTGGAGACGGCGGTTGGTAAAACCTTCCGCGTTACCTCTGACGTCGTTGGACTTCAACTGCGGGTCAAGGCCATCTACAAAGATGCTAACGGTGTTCTTGAAACCGTGTTCTCGGCAGTGACTGACCCGGTAGCAGCGGTATCCGTCAACGACGCACCGGTGGGGACCATGCTAATCAGCGATACCACGCCGAACGTGGGTCAACTGCTGACAGCGACCAGAGCCTTCACCGATCCAGACGGCCCGGCCAATCCGGTGCTGTCGTATCAGTGGCAAGCCAGGAGTGGTGCTGCGGCCTTCGCGAATATCGCTGGCGCGACTACCGCGACCTTCACCCCGACCCTGGCGCTGACCGGGCAGCAACTGCGCGTGGTGGTTACCTACACCGATGACCTTGGTACGCTGGAAACAGTGACCTCGGTGGCGACCTCGGTGGTGACTAATCTGATTGTCGGCACGGCAGGGAACGATGTGCTGAACGGTACGGCGTTCGCTGATGAGATCCAGGGGTTGGCTGGGAATGACGTGCTGAATGGGTTGGGGGGGGATGACGTTCTGGACGGTGGCGAGGGAGATGATGTACTCATTGGTGGTGCGGGAGCCGACATCATGATCGGCGGTGCAGGTAACGACGTCTATGAAGTCACTGAGCTTGGGGACGTTGTGGTCGAAGGGGTAGGGGGCGGCATAGATACAGTTTGGACCTCGCTGGCGAGTTACACGCTGAGTGCCAACGTCGAGAACCTGTTCTTCGGAGGTAGCGGCAACTTCACCGGTATTGGCAACGCCCTCAATAACACGATTGTGGGCGCTGCTGGTGACGACGTACTTATTGGTGGTGCGGGAGCCGACACCATGGTTGGCGGCGCCGGTAACGACGTCTATGAAGTCACCGACCTTGGCGATGTAGTTGTCGAAGGGGTAGGGGGCGGCATAGATACAGTTTGGACCTCGCTGGCGAGTTACACGCTGAGTGCCAACGTCGAGAACCTGTTCTTCGGAGGTAGCGGCAACTTCACCGGTATTGGCAACGCCCTCAATAACACGATTGTGGGCGCTGCTGGTGACGACGTACTTATTGGTGGTGCGGGAGCCGACACCATGGTTGGCGGCGCCGGTAACGACGTCTATGAAGTCACCGACCTTGGCGATGTGGTTGTCGAAGGGGTAGGGGGCGGCATAGACACGGTGTGGACCTCGCTGGCGAGTTACACGCTGAGTGCCAACGTCGAGAACCTGTTCTTCGGAGGTAGCGGCAACTTCACCGGCATTGGCAATGCCCTCAATAACACGATTGTGGGCGCTGCTGGTGACGACGTACTTATTGGTGGTGCGGGAGCCGACATCATGGTGGGTGGCGCCGGTAACGACGTCTATGAAGTCACCGACCTTGGCGATGTAGTTGTCGAAGGGGTAGGGGGCGGCATAGATACAGTTTGGACCTCGCTGGCGAGTTACACGCTGAGTGCCAACGTCGAGAACCTGTTCTTCGGCGGTAGCGGCAATTTCGCGGGCACTGGCAACGCGCTCGACAACGTAATCGTGGGCGGCGCCGGCAACGATACACTCACCGGAGGTGCAGGCAACGACGCGCTCAACGGTGGCCTCGGCAACGATAGCTTCGTGTACTCAACGCTGAACTTTGGTAACGACACGATCACGGGCTTCGATGCCGACCCGACCGGCGGGCAGGATCTACTTGATATTGCTGCGCTCGGAGTAACTGCGGCGAACTTCGCTGTCCATGTAACCATCGCAAATGCCGGTGCGGACACCTTAGTGACGTTCGGTGGCGGTTCCATAGTGCTGGTAGGTGTCGCCGATGCCACTGTCACCCAAGCAGACTTTATCCTGGCGGTATAA